The following proteins come from a genomic window of Miscanthus floridulus cultivar M001 chromosome 2, ASM1932011v1, whole genome shotgun sequence:
- the LOC136526890 gene encoding inositol-tetrakisphosphate 1-kinase 1-like isoform X2: MRVHGEVSDDEAAAAAVTVVGETVLPSSPPPASAAGQQPQPLVVGYALTKKKVKSFLQPKLLALARKKGIQFVSIDETCPLSEQGPFDIILHKLTSKEWQQVLEDYREEHPEVTVLDPPNAIQHLHNRQSMLQEVADLNLSNGYGEVCAPRQLVIMKDPSSIPDAVAKAGLTLPLVAKPLVADGTSKSHELSLAYVEASLALLDPPLVLQEFVNHGGILFKVYIVGETIQVVRRFSLPDVNTYDLGNNDGIFRFPRVSCATNNAEDADVDPCIAELPPKPLLEKLGRELRRRLGLRLFNIDMIREHGRKDRYYVIDINYFPGYGKMPGYEHIFTDFLLSLVQSKYKRHLSGS, translated from the exons ATGAGGGTGCACGGGGAGGTGTCGGACGATgaggccgccgccgcggctgTAACTGTGGTCGGGGAGACGGTGCTGCCCTCGTCCCCGCCGCCCGCCTCCGCTGCGGGGCAGCAGCCGCAGCCTCTGGTGGTGGGGTACGCCCTCACCAAGAAGAAGGTCAAGAGCTTCCTGCAGCCCAAGCTGCTCGCGCTCGCCAG GAAGAAAGGCATTCAGTTCGTATCAATTGATGAAACCTGCCCTCTCTCTGAACAAGGTCCATTTGACATCATTTTGCACAAG CTTACTAGTAAGGAGTGGCAGCAAGTTTTGGAG GACTATCGTGAAGAGCATCCAGAAGTGACTGTCCTCGACCCACCAAATGCTATCCAACATTTGCACAATCGCCAATCAATGCTACAAGAAGTTGCTGATTTGAACTTGTCCAATGGTTATG GTGAGGTTTGCGCTCCACGACAACTAGTCATCATGAAAGATCCGTCTTCCATACCTGATGCAGTTGCCAAGGCTGGACTAACCTTGCCTTTGG TTGCCAAACCATTGGTCGCTGATGGAACATCAAAATCTCATGAGCTATCCCTTGCGTATGTGGAAGCATCGTTGGCTTTGCTTGATCCTCCTTTGGTTCTCCAGGAATTTGTCAATCATG GTGGGATCCTATTTAAGGTATATATTGTTGGTGAAACAATACAGGTTGTCCGCAGGTTTTCACTTCCTGATGTCAACACATATGACTTGGGAAACAATGACGGCATCTTTCGATTCCCAAGAGTTTCCTGTGCTACAAATAATGCAGAAGATGCAGATGTTGACCCTTGTATTGCAG AACTTCCTCCAAAGCCACTTCTAGAGAAACTTGGCAGGGAGCTTCGACGCCGACTG GGTCTTAGACTGTTTAACATAGATATGATTAGAGAACATGGAAGAAAGGATCGGTACTATGTCATTGACATCAACTATTTTCCTG GATATGGCAAGATGCCAGGATATGAGCACATATTTACTGACTTCCTGCTAAGCCTCGTGCAAAGCAAATACAAGAGGCATCTAAGTGGGAGCTGA
- the LOC136526890 gene encoding inositol-tetrakisphosphate 1-kinase 1-like isoform X1: MRVHGEVSDDEAAAAAVTVVGETVLPSSPPPASAAGQQPQPLVVGYALTKKKVKSFLQPKLLALARKKGIQFVSIDETCPLSEQGPFDIILHKLTSKEWQQVLEVSSEDQSGSLLLCHDYREEHPEVTVLDPPNAIQHLHNRQSMLQEVADLNLSNGYGEVCAPRQLVIMKDPSSIPDAVAKAGLTLPLVAKPLVADGTSKSHELSLAYVEASLALLDPPLVLQEFVNHGGILFKVYIVGETIQVVRRFSLPDVNTYDLGNNDGIFRFPRVSCATNNAEDADVDPCIAELPPKPLLEKLGRELRRRLGLRLFNIDMIREHGRKDRYYVIDINYFPGYGKMPGYEHIFTDFLLSLVQSKYKRHLSGS, encoded by the exons ATGAGGGTGCACGGGGAGGTGTCGGACGATgaggccgccgccgcggctgTAACTGTGGTCGGGGAGACGGTGCTGCCCTCGTCCCCGCCGCCCGCCTCCGCTGCGGGGCAGCAGCCGCAGCCTCTGGTGGTGGGGTACGCCCTCACCAAGAAGAAGGTCAAGAGCTTCCTGCAGCCCAAGCTGCTCGCGCTCGCCAG GAAGAAAGGCATTCAGTTCGTATCAATTGATGAAACCTGCCCTCTCTCTGAACAAGGTCCATTTGACATCATTTTGCACAAG CTTACTAGTAAGGAGTGGCAGCAAGTTTTGGAGGTAAGCTCTGAGGACCAAAGCGGAAGCCTTCTTTTATGCCAT GACTATCGTGAAGAGCATCCAGAAGTGACTGTCCTCGACCCACCAAATGCTATCCAACATTTGCACAATCGCCAATCAATGCTACAAGAAGTTGCTGATTTGAACTTGTCCAATGGTTATG GTGAGGTTTGCGCTCCACGACAACTAGTCATCATGAAAGATCCGTCTTCCATACCTGATGCAGTTGCCAAGGCTGGACTAACCTTGCCTTTGG TTGCCAAACCATTGGTCGCTGATGGAACATCAAAATCTCATGAGCTATCCCTTGCGTATGTGGAAGCATCGTTGGCTTTGCTTGATCCTCCTTTGGTTCTCCAGGAATTTGTCAATCATG GTGGGATCCTATTTAAGGTATATATTGTTGGTGAAACAATACAGGTTGTCCGCAGGTTTTCACTTCCTGATGTCAACACATATGACTTGGGAAACAATGACGGCATCTTTCGATTCCCAAGAGTTTCCTGTGCTACAAATAATGCAGAAGATGCAGATGTTGACCCTTGTATTGCAG AACTTCCTCCAAAGCCACTTCTAGAGAAACTTGGCAGGGAGCTTCGACGCCGACTG GGTCTTAGACTGTTTAACATAGATATGATTAGAGAACATGGAAGAAAGGATCGGTACTATGTCATTGACATCAACTATTTTCCTG GATATGGCAAGATGCCAGGATATGAGCACATATTTACTGACTTCCTGCTAAGCCTCGTGCAAAGCAAATACAAGAGGCATCTAAGTGGGAGCTGA